The proteins below come from a single Bombyx mori chromosome 7, ASM3026992v2 genomic window:
- the LOC119630921 gene encoding uncharacterized protein LOC119630921, translating to MGQVLVRCPIAAAKKIVTVTKLRIGWSVVRVHLLEARRLQCFRCHALGHVGARCPSSVDRSHDCYRCGQTGHVASGCTLAPRCAVCASAGKPADHTSGGKACARPPRKPRREDVAAPAAAPVAADRSQLGETTTPMDVQPPSGTRKTGAL from the coding sequence ATGGGCCAGGTTCTCGTTCGTTGCCCGATAGCAGCGGCGAAGAAAATTGTTACAGTGACGAAGCTGCGCATCGGGTGGAGCGTTGTTCGCGTCCACCTGCTGGAGGCCCGGAGGCTACAATGCTTCCGCTGCCACGCGTTGGGCcatgtgggtgcgcggtgcccgTCGTCGGTCGACCGCAGCCACGACTGCTACCGGTGCGGACAGACCGGCCACGTGGCATCCGGATGCACACTGGCACCGCGATGCGCCGTCTGCGCCTCCGCCgggaaaccagcggaccacactTCGGGGGGCAAGGCCTGTGCAAGGCCCCCGAGAAAACCGAGGAGAGAGGACGTCGCTGCACCCGCGGCCGCACCCGTTGCTGCAGACCGAAGTCAACTCGGCGAGACGACGACTCCGATGGACGTCCAGCCTCCGTCGGGCACAAGGAAGACCGGGGCTTTATGA